In a single window of the Streptomyces sp. NBC_00094 genome:
- a CDS encoding FUSC family protein: MALPALPMALAGRADQAVYAMLGSFTTTFGRNLPYARRARVLALVAVAMTACVGGGSALAAWADPTGGGAGAAVVVAATAVVAGPAKFACDAARLSGLGAVLLLFSFAVAANGSSTTADVLPHTALAASGAAVAWVLAVAGWFVHPDRPQRLAVAAALRELADLLDVEEGTGTAYGGGLPRHRATAAVLQAYRTLGRVPPTAARAADGDRGGTCVRLADLAWSLLIGLARRPPEEPADLARALRAQVRLLVSRRRRVPRLLPELALLSALARDDTAPDPAPPDPTTRRAAELRAADLLTGGASTHTSVLLVPALRMVLGTGLAGGAALLLGLGHGYWAAVSAAAVLHSVNVRTATQRAVQRTLGTVVGLALALGVLAAHPEPVVLVLVIVLLEFLLEYVVARNYGLGVVFLTPLALLLTDLAADSPAEALVRDRALSSVLGMGIALVCALLVVHDRAAVRAQRALAACTAAADRAERAVAGGREASFPLVQARLGAAVVELREADDAAAGELWPAEMDPTELAAAEQRAYRLLERLVRPPE; this comes from the coding sequence ATGGCGCTGCCCGCGCTGCCGATGGCCCTGGCGGGGAGGGCGGATCAGGCCGTCTACGCCATGCTGGGCTCCTTCACCACCACGTTCGGCCGCAATCTGCCGTACGCGCGGCGCGCCCGCGTGCTCGCCCTGGTCGCGGTGGCCATGACCGCGTGTGTGGGCGGCGGTTCGGCGCTCGCCGCGTGGGCCGATCCGACCGGCGGGGGAGCGGGCGCCGCCGTGGTGGTCGCGGCGACGGCCGTCGTGGCCGGGCCGGCCAAGTTCGCCTGTGACGCGGCGCGCCTGAGCGGCCTCGGCGCGGTGCTGCTGCTCTTCTCCTTCGCCGTGGCGGCCAACGGCTCCTCGACCACGGCCGACGTCCTTCCCCACACCGCCCTGGCCGCGTCGGGCGCGGCCGTGGCCTGGGTCCTCGCCGTGGCCGGATGGTTCGTCCACCCGGACCGGCCGCAGCGCCTCGCCGTGGCCGCGGCCCTCCGCGAGCTCGCGGACCTCCTGGACGTCGAGGAGGGAACCGGCACGGCGTACGGAGGAGGGCTCCCGCGCCACCGCGCGACCGCCGCCGTCCTCCAGGCGTACCGGACACTGGGCCGAGTGCCCCCGACGGCCGCCCGTGCCGCGGACGGCGACCGGGGCGGCACCTGCGTGCGCCTCGCCGACCTCGCCTGGTCGCTGCTCATCGGCCTCGCCCGCCGCCCGCCCGAGGAGCCCGCCGACCTGGCTCGCGCCCTCCGCGCCCAGGTCCGCCTGCTCGTGAGCCGCCGTCGACGGGTCCCCCGGCTCCTGCCCGAACTCGCGCTGCTGTCCGCCCTGGCACGGGACGACACCGCCCCCGACCCGGCGCCGCCCGACCCCACCACCCGCCGCGCGGCCGAACTCCGCGCGGCGGACCTGCTGACGGGCGGCGCCTCCACGCACACCTCGGTCCTGCTCGTCCCCGCCCTGCGGATGGTCCTCGGCACCGGGCTCGCGGGCGGCGCGGCCCTGCTGCTCGGCCTCGGTCACGGCTACTGGGCGGCCGTGTCCGCCGCCGCGGTCCTGCACTCGGTCAACGTCCGTACGGCGACACAGCGCGCGGTCCAGCGCACCCTGGGCACGGTCGTCGGCCTGGCGCTCGCCCTCGGCGTGCTCGCCGCGCACCCCGAACCCGTGGTGCTCGTCCTGGTGATCGTGCTCCTGGAGTTCCTGCTCGAGTACGTCGTCGCCCGCAACTACGGGCTCGGCGTCGTCTTCCTGACCCCGCTCGCCCTGCTGCTGACCGACCTGGCCGCCGACTCCCCGGCCGAAGCGCTCGTCCGGGACCGTGCGCTGAGCAGCGTCCTCGGGATGGGTATCGCCCTGGTCTGTGCGCTGCTCGTCGTCCACGACCGGGCGGCGGTCCGGGCACAGCGCGCGCTGGCCGCGTGCACGGCGGCCGCCGACCGGGCCGAACGGGCCGTGGCCGGCGGCCGGGAGGCGTCGTTCCCGCTCGTACAGGCACGTCTCGGGGCGGCCGTCGTGGAGCTGCGCGAGGCCGACGACGCCGCGGCGGGCGAGCTCTGGCCGGCGGAGATGGACCCCACCGAACTCGCCGCCGCGGAGCAGCGCGCGTACCGGCTCCTGGAACGGCTGGTCAGGCCGCCGGAGTGA
- a CDS encoding molybdopterin molybdotransferase MoeA, with protein sequence MTWEEARARARDSAGQPLPVVTRELDAALGHALSGPLTALTDLPPFDTSAMDGWAVAGPGPWRLLDGRVLAGEQPELLRHGAAVAIATGARLPAGASAVLRREHGEFEAGGAMLRERSGDPGGGGVSGDPGSAAGHPGRDVRARGQECRAGEVLLPTGTDVTPGVVGLAAATGYDRLAVHRRPRVELLVLGDELLTSGAPREGRVRDALGPLLPPWLARHGAEVTGRRLVADDLARLRDALRDSTADVVLTTGSTAAGPVDHLHAALRESGARLLVDSVAVRPGHPMLLAELPPSPDGRPRLLVGLPGNPLAAVAGTVTLAVPLLRRLGGHADPEPYRTTAVAALPGHPHDTRLLPVRRVAHGVAPLPFDGPAMLRGLAVADGLAVVPPGGVPAGADAEVLEVPGP encoded by the coding sequence GTGACATGGGAAGAGGCCCGTGCCCGTGCCCGTGACAGTGCCGGACAGCCGCTGCCCGTCGTCACCCGCGAGCTCGACGCGGCCCTCGGCCACGCCCTCTCCGGACCGCTGACGGCCCTCACCGACCTGCCGCCGTTCGACACCTCCGCCATGGACGGCTGGGCCGTCGCCGGACCCGGGCCGTGGCGGCTGCTGGACGGTCGCGTGCTCGCCGGCGAGCAGCCCGAACTCCTGCGCCACGGCGCCGCCGTCGCGATCGCCACCGGCGCCCGCCTGCCGGCGGGAGCGAGCGCCGTACTGCGCAGGGAGCACGGGGAGTTCGAAGCGGGCGGTGCCATGCTGCGCGAGCGCTCAGGAGACCCGGGAGGCGGCGGCGTGAGCGGGGACCCCGGCTCCGCCGCGGGGCACCCCGGCCGGGACGTCCGCGCGCGGGGGCAGGAGTGCCGTGCGGGTGAGGTTCTCCTTCCCACCGGGACGGACGTGACCCCGGGCGTCGTCGGCCTGGCGGCCGCGACCGGTTACGACCGGCTGGCCGTGCACCGTCGCCCCCGGGTGGAACTCCTCGTCCTCGGCGACGAGTTGCTGACATCCGGCGCGCCCCGCGAGGGTCGCGTCCGCGACGCGCTCGGCCCGCTCCTTCCGCCGTGGCTGGCCCGCCACGGCGCGGAGGTGACCGGCCGCCGTCTCGTGGCGGACGACCTCGCACGGCTGCGGGACGCCCTGCGCGACTCCACCGCCGACGTCGTCCTCACCACCGGCAGTACGGCCGCCGGGCCCGTGGACCATCTGCACGCCGCTCTCCGCGAGTCGGGCGCCCGGCTCCTGGTCGACTCCGTCGCCGTACGGCCCGGACACCCCATGCTCCTCGCCGAACTGCCGCCGTCCCCCGACGGCCGCCCCCGCCTCCTGGTCGGTCTGCCCGGCAACCCGCTGGCCGCCGTCGCCGGCACGGTCACCCTCGCCGTACCCCTGCTGCGCCGCCTGGGCGGCCACGCGGACCCGGAGCCGTACCGGACGACCGCCGTCGCGGCCCTGCCCGGGCACCCGCACGACACCCGGCTCCTCCCGGTGCGGCGCGTGGCGCACGGGGTCGCGCCGCTCCCGTTCGACGGACCGGCGATGCTGCGCGGTCTCGCGGTCGCGGACGGTCTCGCGGTCGTCCCGCCCGGCGGTGTGCCGGCCGGGGCCGACGCCGAGGTCCTGGAGGTACCGGGGCCGTGA